A single Nitrososphaerales archaeon DNA region contains:
- a CDS encoding glutamate dehydrogenase: MSKVINPLENALKQLEITAEILKLDPDIHERLKYPERSLIVSIPVRMDNGKLVVFEGYRVQNNSALGPYKGGIRFHPEVDLETDMALAL; the protein is encoded by the coding sequence TTGAGTAAAGTTATAAATCCTTTAGAAAATGCCTTAAAACAGCTCGAAATTACGGCCGAGATCCTAAAATTAGATCCCGATATTCACGAAAGATTGAAGTATCCGGAGCGTTCTCTAATCGTCTCCATACCGGTTAGAATGGATAATGGGAAGCTCGTAGTGTTCGAAGGATATAGAGTTCAAAACAACAGTGCTCTAGGACCCTATAAAGGCGGTATAAGATTCCATCCAGAAGTCGATTTAGAGACAGATATGGCTCTAGCTCTCG
- the larB gene encoding nickel pincer cofactor biosynthesis protein LarB — protein sequence MRDILERLVKGEISLDEAEKLLRLNAIEEVGRIAKIDISREERKEVPEIILAEGKSVNDTLRIAEAFVEKKGRAIISRVDDKLFRIVKRRFRNGFNVTLNRDARVIIIKKEGYKVRETGGRVGIIAAGTADIPVAEEARIMAEEMGCEVITEYDVGVAGIHRLFPALKNMAEKDVDVIIVVAGREGALPSVVSSMVNVPVIAVPRSVGYGFGGHGIGALIAMLQSCSLGLAVVNIDGGTPAGIIAALISNRVAKWRNR from the coding sequence TTGAGGGATATACTGGAAAGATTGGTTAAAGGCGAGATTTCATTAGATGAGGCTGAGAAACTCTTAAGGTTAAATGCCATCGAAGAGGTCGGACGTATCGCGAAGATCGATATATCACGTGAAGAAAGAAAGGAAGTTCCTGAGATCATCCTCGCAGAAGGCAAGAGTGTGAATGATACTCTACGCATCGCCGAAGCTTTTGTAGAGAAGAAGGGAAGGGCGATCATCAGTAGAGTCGATGATAAGTTATTTAGGATCGTAAAGAGGAGATTTCGTAACGGTTTTAATGTTACACTAAATCGTGATGCAAGGGTCATAATAATAAAGAAGGAAGGTTATAAGGTGAGAGAGACAGGAGGAAGGGTCGGCATCATCGCAGCTGGCACTGCAGATATCCCCGTAGCTGAAGAGGCTAGGATTATGGCTGAAGAGATGGGTTGTGAAGTTATCACCGAGTACGATGTAGGTGTCGCCGGCATTCATAGATTATTCCCTGCACTTAAAAATATGGCTGAGAAGGATGTAGATGTAATCATCGTAGTGGCTGGTAGAGAAGGTGCATTACCCTCGGTGGTCAGCAGTATGGTGAACGTTCCTGTGATAGCTGTTCCAAGATCGGTTGGCTACGGTTTTGGAGGGCATGGAATCGGTGCATTGATTGCCATGCTCCAATCCTGTTCTTTAGGGTTAGCGGTTGTGAATATAGATGGTGGAACACCTGCTGGTATAATTGCGGCGTTAATATCTAACAGAGTTGCAAAATGGCGAAATAGATAA
- the mdh gene encoding malate dehydrogenase, whose amino-acid sequence MELITIIGSGRIGSTVATQIVAEGLDDVTLIDIIEGLPKGEALDIGQFSAARGTDVKVKGSNDYKDMAGSDIVIVSAGFPRKPGMTRMDLLNKNTEIIKQVSKEIAKYAPNSLVLMITNPLDVMTYVALKVTGFPTNRVFGMGGVLDSSRFRSILAEMLNIAPSSIQALVIGEHGESMLPLARYTSVCGIPILEILDEGKVKEAIERTRKIAAEVIALKGATVYAPAQSVVRMVDAILNDRKSVYPVSTYLNGQYGVNGICIGVPVVLGKDGVERIIELKLNDEERSIFMKGVETIKAAISSIGL is encoded by the coding sequence ATGGAATTGATCACGATAATCGGTAGTGGAAGGATCGGCAGTACGGTCGCTACACAAATCGTGGCAGAAGGTTTGGACGATGTTACACTCATAGATATAATTGAAGGTTTACCTAAAGGTGAAGCGCTAGATATAGGACAATTCTCTGCAGCAAGAGGAACTGATGTAAAGGTCAAAGGTTCTAACGATTACAAAGATATGGCAGGATCAGATATTGTAATCGTCAGTGCGGGCTTTCCTAGAAAACCCGGTATGACTCGAATGGATCTACTGAATAAAAATACGGAGATTATTAAGCAGGTATCGAAAGAGATCGCAAAGTATGCACCCAACTCTTTGGTATTGATGATCACCAACCCCCTAGATGTCATGACCTACGTAGCGTTGAAGGTTACAGGCTTTCCTACAAATAGAGTCTTCGGGATGGGAGGGGTTTTAGATTCTTCTAGATTCAGATCGATATTGGCCGAGATGTTGAATATAGCACCATCTAGCATACAGGCCTTAGTAATTGGTGAACATGGCGAATCTATGCTACCCCTCGCCCGATATACATCTGTATGTGGTATACCGATACTAGAAATTTTAGATGAGGGGAAGGTGAAAGAAGCGATCGAGAGGACGAGAAAGATAGCTGCTGAAGTGATAGCATTGAAAGGTGCTACTGTGTATGCGCCGGCTCAGAGTGTAGTTAGGATGGTAGATGCCATCCTGAACGATAGAAAATCGGTATACCCCGTATCGACCTATCTCAATGGTCAATACGGTGTAAATGGAATCTGTATTGGTGTACCAGTTGTACTCGGTAAAGATGGTGTGGAGAGGATCATAGAGTTGAAGTTGAATGATGAAGAGAGATCGATATTTATGAAGGGTGTCGAGACTATAAAGGCCGCTATCTCGAGCATTGGCTTATAA
- a CDS encoding YkgJ family cysteine cluster protein translates to MVLLRLGLRMLSRRYIPWTSIRSWSCLMCGECCRQFKIILTPYDYAKISKRFGYEYIYIDNLGNPCIKKVNDNRCVFQNASNLCSLQPLGIKPLACKMWPFMIHKDPRFEHRDALFHYKGEDYYVYVDRSYPCPGIGKGDSEKLYRTIVELIEIQHNPLKHQLYSTSMRRLIESKSVVKHDRKSILGN, encoded by the coding sequence TTGGTACTATTAAGATTGGGGTTAAGGATGCTCTCACGTAGATACATACCTTGGACGAGTATCAGGTCTTGGTCATGTCTGATGTGTGGGGAGTGCTGTAGACAATTTAAGATAATCCTCACACCTTACGATTACGCTAAAATCTCTAAAAGATTCGGTTATGAGTACATCTACATCGACAATCTAGGAAATCCCTGTATCAAAAAGGTTAATGATAATAGATGCGTATTCCAGAATGCGAGTAATCTTTGTTCATTACAACCACTAGGTATAAAACCCCTCGCATGTAAGATGTGGCCATTTATGATTCATAAAGATCCTAGGTTTGAACATAGAGATGCGCTCTTCCATTACAAAGGTGAAGATTACTATGTGTATGTCGATAGATCGTATCCTTGTCCAGGGATAGGTAAGGGAGATTCTGAGAAGTTGTACCGAACGATAGTCGAATTGATAGAGATCCAACACAACCCCTTAAAGCATCAATTATACTCTACATCGATGCGTAGATTAATAGAGAGCAAGAGTGTTGTGAAGCACGATCGTAAAAGTATCCTTGGTAATTAA
- the larC gene encoding nickel pincer cofactor biosynthesis protein LarC: MNILVIDPQVSGISGDMILAALIDLGANEKRVIDAMKSSANYLKGVKDLEVNFRDVNRHNFRGKQLDMKVHEIKEERSGKEIKEAILNTVKALSLSERAVKFSESVIDTLLSAEAKIHNVEPINVQLHELGSIDTVADIVGVTVAAEDLGLFDGYERYSTPIAIGGGIINMAHGIFPVPSPLTLEILRAKGYIIVGGMVEAELTTPTGASILVNLTDKCVPFYPMMVPSAIGYGAGAKDFQKVPNILRVVIGKALESEPTCIDEVSILETNVDDVSGEVLGHTVERLLEEGAYDVSFIPMFTKKNRPGYIIRVIGDKIDAVRLSNILCMETGTLGVRILNATRHIVNRDIIPLDIQFRGKRYVVRVKLSKDIHGNIIQVKPEYEDVKKLSKESSIPLRIVMEEVREEVRKELSKKGY; encoded by the coding sequence TTGAATATACTCGTCATCGATCCACAAGTGAGCGGTATATCTGGTGATATGATTTTAGCAGCCCTCATCGATCTCGGAGCGAATGAAAAAAGGGTGATCGATGCGATGAAATCGTCTGCAAATTATCTTAAGGGAGTAAAGGATCTTGAAGTAAATTTTCGTGATGTGAATAGGCACAATTTCAGGGGGAAGCAGCTCGATATGAAGGTCCATGAGATAAAGGAGGAGAGGTCTGGCAAAGAAATTAAAGAAGCGATCTTAAACACCGTTAAAGCCCTCTCACTCTCAGAAAGGGCAGTAAAATTCTCTGAATCAGTTATAGATACATTACTTTCAGCAGAGGCGAAGATTCATAATGTAGAACCTATAAATGTTCAACTTCACGAGTTGGGCTCTATAGATACAGTAGCAGATATCGTGGGAGTTACGGTAGCGGCCGAAGATCTCGGCCTATTCGATGGTTATGAAAGGTACTCAACCCCGATCGCTATAGGAGGCGGTATAATCAACATGGCACATGGGATCTTTCCTGTACCTAGCCCTTTAACACTCGAGATTCTGAGAGCTAAAGGATACATTATAGTGGGCGGGATGGTCGAAGCTGAATTGACCACTCCCACTGGAGCATCGATCCTTGTCAATCTCACAGATAAATGTGTTCCATTCTATCCGATGATGGTACCTTCAGCTATTGGTTATGGTGCTGGTGCAAAAGACTTTCAGAAAGTGCCCAATATACTCAGAGTAGTCATAGGTAAAGCTTTAGAATCAGAACCAACATGCATAGATGAAGTATCTATTCTTGAGACGAATGTAGACGATGTAAGTGGTGAAGTTCTGGGCCATACTGTAGAGAGGCTGCTTGAGGAAGGGGCTTACGATGTTTCATTCATTCCGATGTTCACGAAGAAGAACCGTCCAGGCTACATAATAAGGGTTATCGGTGACAAAATCGATGCGGTCAGGCTATCCAATATTCTATGTATGGAGACCGGTACGCTCGGTGTACGGATTTTAAATGCCACACGCCACATAGTCAATAGAGATATTATTCCTCTAGACATTCAATTTCGTGGAAAGAGATACGTGGTAAGGGTCAAATTGTCCAAGGATATTCACGGGAATATCATCCAAGTGAAGCCAGAGTACGAAGATGTGAAGAAGCTTTCGAAGGAATCTTCTATACCATTGAGGATTGTGATGGAAGAAGTAAGAGAAGAGGTTCGAAAGGAGCTTTCGAAGAAAGGTTATTAA
- the larE gene encoding ATP-dependent sacrificial sulfur transferase LarE, translating into MYRLDNTVEQKLQRLIEWFKSKGKVLVALSGGVDSSVVAAVAKLALDDKVVAVTSNSEINDPNDLEDAVKIAKFIGIRHIVLKTEELQNPCFVSNPPNRCYYCKKELISKLKEIAMREGVDTIVDGTNADDVKTHRPGLMALYEEGICSPLAEVGITKDEVRKIALFLKLPNAHKPSNACLSSRIPYGENITYERLRRIAEAEAFIKEVANVRVLRVRDHNGIARIEVGRDERKKLFSEELMESIDKRLKELGFKYVTMDLLGYRTGSMDEALDNLKNLR; encoded by the coding sequence ATGTATAGATTAGACAATACTGTTGAGCAAAAGTTACAGAGGCTCATCGAGTGGTTCAAATCGAAGGGCAAAGTTTTGGTTGCACTTTCAGGTGGTGTAGATAGCTCTGTAGTAGCTGCTGTAGCAAAGCTAGCCCTAGATGATAAAGTGGTGGCAGTCACATCAAATTCAGAGATCAACGATCCGAATGATCTGGAGGATGCGGTTAAGATTGCCAAATTTATAGGGATACGCCACATAGTATTGAAGACGGAAGAGCTGCAGAATCCGTGCTTTGTATCGAACCCACCAAACCGTTGTTACTATTGTAAAAAAGAACTCATCTCTAAATTGAAAGAGATCGCTATGAGAGAAGGGGTGGATACGATCGTGGATGGTACGAATGCAGATGATGTAAAGACTCACCGCCCGGGTTTGATGGCACTCTATGAAGAAGGTATCTGTAGCCCATTGGCAGAAGTCGGTATAACTAAAGATGAAGTTAGAAAGATCGCGCTCTTTCTAAAATTACCGAATGCGCATAAACCATCGAATGCTTGCCTTTCATCACGCATCCCATACGGAGAGAATATCACCTATGAAAGGTTAAGGCGTATAGCCGAAGCTGAGGCATTCATAAAAGAGGTTGCGAATGTTAGAGTGTTGCGTGTTCGAGATCATAATGGAATTGCAAGGATAGAGGTGGGTAGAGATGAGCGTAAGAAACTCTTTAGTGAAGAATTGATGGAGAGTATCGATAAAAGGTTGAAAGAGCTCGGTTTTAAATATGTTACGATGGATCTCTTAGGATATAGGACTGGGAGTATGGATGAAGCCTTAGATAATCTAAAAAACTTGAGATAA